The stretch of DNA CTATGTGGTTGAAGGTAAAAGCAAGTTAGTGGTTTTTCTGTTATTCTGATATTCTTAAATTCGGAAAAAGAAGGTATAGAAATGGTTAGACGTTTAAGCGAAAGGAATACAATCACCATCCCAAAGGATATCTTAAAACGCATCGGCTTGAAACCTGGCGATTACTTCGAGATCACCGATGATGGGAACCGTATTATTCTCACTCCCAAGATTGTCGAAGACAAGTTCACCGATGAAGAGTGGGAAAAACTGGAGAAACTAGCCCGTGAAAGGGGAAGGGTCTACAAAACAGCCACTGAAGCCAAGAAACATCTTGAAGGGCTAGCTTGGTGAGGTACGAATATAAACCCTCCTTCGATCGAACATTCAAAAAGCTTACCAAGGAAAGGCAGAAAAGGGCAACCAAAGCCATTAGTAGTCTTATCGATTTCTTTGAAGGTGCTCAGCGAAGACCCAGACTTGGCTTGAAACAACTGAGAGGAAATTTTTGGGAAATTCGTGTGGGAATAAAAGATAGGATTATCTTCACCTTTGAGGATGATACCATCAGTTTCGTCATAATCTTATTTTTTCCGCCAGAATAAATTATCGAAGTCTTTTGTAGGTGCTTTCGTCTCTTTTAGCTACTTTAGTTATTATCTTCAATAGGTTAATTAAATTTTCCTCGGATGAATCTCGCTTCAGAAATACGCCAAAATCCAAATGTAGCAACAGACCTTTAGGTCCGTTAAATATCATTTGAATTCGATGTAGGGTCGGGGTTTATCCCCGCCCATAGAATGCGGGAGATGAACTCCCCTGCCTACCGGCAGGCAGGCGCGCTATCACTGGGCTTCCTACGAAGGAATGAAGGAGATTGCCAATTTTTTCACTTTATGCTAGGTTGTTAAGCGATAGTGAGCAGAATTACTTGTTAATGGAGTATTGTTCCAACTAAAGGGTTTTCTATGGACGAATATACCTCAGAACTTGCAGTTAAGCATTGGCTAGAAAAATCAGCAGAGGATTTAGCAACCGCAAAAACGCTTCTTGAGGCGGGACATTTCACATGGTGTGCTTTTATCTGTCAACAAG from Actinomycetota bacterium encodes:
- a CDS encoding AbrB/MazE/SpoVT family DNA-binding domain-containing protein is translated as MVRRLSERNTITIPKDILKRIGLKPGDYFEITDDGNRIILTPKIVEDKFTDEEWEKLEKLARERGRVYKTATEAKKHLEGLAW